The following are encoded together in the Methanosarcina flavescens genome:
- a CDS encoding radical SAM protein: MQYDFFKSPILRVYTEIEDGYMRMKISGAASVLMRKSLEKYLSLFEGEKPVKTEADRLICSTWMPSVPSPGFDRLVKSQFFSILGKMIPDQVTISITEECPNNCIHCALPDTKNRKKLAPETVKSIIDQVLEMGATFVIFDGGEPLTYQGLEDLIRYVNPEKAITGVFTSGAGLTQERASSLKEAGLYSLTVSFDSAYEEKHDYVRGRKGVFKSAVEAVKNGVNAGLLVNIYVVLSRDNVNELDELYALASKLKVHELSFYEIVPTGRWMDHASEIMTPKDLRKFDNFVSRARGKEGPRVFPIPQVMKTTGCMAGRKWLHITPEGDILPCACIPIPYGNVHRDRIKDVWKKIREDPVYNAKCCLMRNPEFREKYLKLPE, from the coding sequence ATGCAATACGACTTCTTTAAAAGCCCGATTCTTAGAGTTTATACCGAAATCGAAGACGGATACATGAGGATGAAAATCAGCGGGGCTGCATCCGTCCTTATGAGAAAAAGCCTTGAAAAATATCTTTCACTTTTTGAAGGTGAAAAGCCTGTAAAAACAGAGGCAGACAGGCTCATCTGCTCAACCTGGATGCCCTCGGTACCAAGCCCGGGTTTTGACCGCCTGGTAAAAAGCCAGTTTTTTTCCATTCTGGGAAAAATGATTCCGGACCAGGTAACTATATCCATTACTGAAGAATGCCCTAACAACTGTATCCACTGTGCTCTGCCTGACACGAAAAACCGGAAAAAACTTGCCCCCGAAACCGTAAAATCCATAATAGACCAGGTACTTGAGATGGGCGCAACCTTCGTGATCTTTGATGGAGGCGAGCCCCTTACATATCAGGGTCTAGAAGATCTGATAAGGTATGTTAATCCTGAGAAAGCTATTACAGGCGTGTTCACCTCGGGGGCAGGGCTGACCCAAGAGCGTGCCAGCAGCCTGAAAGAAGCAGGGCTTTATTCCCTTACTGTCAGCTTTGACAGCGCATACGAAGAGAAACATGATTACGTAAGGGGCAGAAAAGGAGTTTTTAAAAGTGCAGTTGAAGCCGTCAAAAACGGAGTTAATGCAGGGCTCCTTGTAAATATATATGTTGTGCTTTCCAGAGACAATGTGAACGAGCTTGATGAACTATATGCTCTTGCATCCAAACTCAAAGTCCACGAACTTTCCTTTTACGAGATAGTCCCCACTGGCAGGTGGATGGATCACGCCTCCGAAATAATGACTCCAAAAGACTTGAGAAAATTTGATAATTTCGTATCCAGAGCCAGGGGGAAAGAAGGCCCCAGAGTCTTTCCCATCCCTCAGGTTATGAAGACTACAGGCTGTATGGCAGGCCGTAAGTGGCTCCATATCACCCCAGAAGGGGATATTCTCCCCTGCGCCTGTATCCCGATTCCTTATGGAAACGTCCATAGAGACAGGATAAAGGATGTCTGGAAAAAGATCAGGGAAGATCCTGTATATAATGCAAAGTGCTGCCTTATGAGGAATCCCGAATTCAGGGAAAAATATCTGAAACTCCCTGAATAA
- a CDS encoding NAD(P)/FAD-dependent oxidoreductase: MDADIIVVGASPAGLMAARNACEKGSSVLLLEKKEKIGHPPHPANSFFKGMFDKCGEKVDPSYVTHYLKGMKIISPSGRIVEVEAPGYAIDKTAFDRFYAKKIIKAGVDLREGIKVQEIHREDENFIVNTSGGIFTSKLVIIADGINSKLASLLGLKTMRYPEDIAWGIELDIKSPGLGKPKMFEYYIGNHAPGWKTTYAPRGGDNAAIGAYVRRCGTDATPYLNAWVENFKKLKGLKDLEVVRKLSGGDPIVTIPKEYITDGIMVAGGAAGQSGIGYAMRAGQICGDVAADAVKKRNVSKSALLEYRRIWEREFKAEHYLGRIGLETLRKMTDREIDEMVKIFEKEDLSFIHGSSIEQAMQVFAFMLKKKPSAILKCRALLRNR; encoded by the coding sequence ATGGATGCAGATATTATTGTAGTAGGGGCATCTCCTGCAGGGCTGATGGCTGCAAGGAATGCCTGTGAAAAAGGATCGTCAGTTCTTTTACTGGAAAAAAAAGAGAAAATAGGGCATCCTCCCCATCCTGCAAATTCGTTTTTTAAGGGGATGTTCGATAAATGTGGAGAGAAAGTGGATCCTTCCTATGTGACGCATTATCTCAAAGGTATGAAGATTATTTCCCCGTCAGGAAGGATAGTGGAGGTTGAAGCTCCCGGATATGCGATTGATAAAACCGCTTTTGATAGGTTTTATGCGAAGAAAATAATAAAAGCCGGCGTAGACCTTCGAGAAGGAATTAAAGTTCAGGAGATCCACAGAGAAGATGAGAATTTTATTGTCAACACCTCTGGCGGGATATTCACCTCAAAACTGGTTATTATTGCCGACGGTATAAACTCAAAACTGGCTTCCCTTCTGGGCCTGAAAACAATGAGATATCCTGAAGATATTGCGTGGGGAATTGAATTAGATATTAAAAGCCCCGGGCTTGGTAAACCGAAGATGTTTGAGTATTACATAGGAAATCATGCCCCTGGATGGAAGACTACATATGCCCCAAGAGGAGGCGATAATGCCGCAATTGGAGCCTATGTACGCAGATGTGGAACGGACGCAACGCCTTACCTTAATGCCTGGGTTGAGAATTTCAAAAAGCTTAAAGGGCTCAAAGATCTTGAGGTTGTAAGAAAGCTTTCCGGTGGAGACCCCATAGTAACAATTCCGAAAGAATACATAACCGACGGGATAATGGTTGCTGGTGGAGCAGCAGGTCAGTCAGGAATAGGCTATGCGATGAGGGCAGGCCAGATCTGTGGTGATGTGGCTGCAGATGCCGTAAAAAAAAGAAATGTCTCTAAATCTGCCCTTTTAGAGTACCGAAGGATCTGGGAAAGAGAATTTAAAGCAGAGCATTACCTGGGACGTATAGGGCTTGAGACCCTCAGAAAAATGACGGATAGGGAAATTGATGAGATGGTAAAGATTTTTGAAAAAGAGGATCTTTCATTTATTCATGGAAGCTCAATTGAGCAGGCAATGCAAGTTTTTGCATTCATGCTAAAGAAAAAACCTTCTGCTATCTTAAAGTGCAGAGCACTTCTGAGGAATAGATAA
- a CDS encoding UbiA prenyltransferase family protein encodes MSLTAKIGELSPYLRLLRPELYYMDLTLPASSAILASYLATGGLPEFLPFLIAVIGGFAAITSSYVFNDCCDIDIDTINLPDRPLPSSRVSKNSALAYALFLLGVAGAAAAYLNPESLFVLFIAAGIITFYSVFAKRNTFLSFLPVGISYGLVPVGVWLAFDPAGILKGSDGVILPLPAICFGLMICVTDWAFTLGGVSRDVEGDRLKGAPTLPVTFGIPFTARFVTFWWIVGVIASVIIGWSAQLGPVYFAGALASGLWMLTQCLDFIKHPTPERGGTLFLNGSNYRAIMFGSMILDVMLCIYAGAYTSILW; translated from the coding sequence TTGTCCCTTACAGCAAAAATTGGCGAACTCAGTCCCTATCTGCGGCTGTTGAGACCCGAACTCTACTACATGGATCTTACCCTACCTGCCTCGAGTGCGATCCTTGCTTCCTATCTGGCGACCGGAGGGCTTCCTGAGTTTCTTCCCTTTCTAATTGCAGTAATAGGCGGCTTTGCAGCTATTACAAGTTCATACGTATTCAATGACTGCTGCGATATTGACATCGATACAATCAACCTGCCTGACCGACCTCTGCCTTCTTCCAGAGTTTCAAAGAATTCTGCACTCGCTTATGCCCTCTTTTTATTAGGAGTTGCTGGCGCCGCAGCTGCTTATCTCAACCCTGAGTCTCTCTTTGTCCTTTTTATTGCAGCCGGAATTATCACTTTCTACTCGGTCTTTGCAAAAAGAAATACCTTTCTCAGCTTCCTACCAGTGGGTATTTCATACGGGCTGGTGCCTGTCGGTGTCTGGCTTGCCTTTGACCCTGCAGGAATCTTGAAAGGCAGTGATGGGGTGATTCTCCCTTTGCCAGCTATTTGCTTCGGGCTAATGATATGCGTTACTGATTGGGCCTTTACCCTCGGAGGAGTTTCCAGAGATGTGGAAGGGGACAGATTGAAAGGTGCACCTACTCTGCCTGTGACCTTTGGAATTCCCTTTACTGCCAGATTCGTTACCTTCTGGTGGATTGTGGGAGTTATCGCTTCCGTGATAATAGGGTGGTCAGCTCAACTCGGACCTGTGTATTTTGCAGGAGCCCTTGCTTCGGGACTCTGGATGCTTACCCAGTGTCTTGATTTTATTAAACATCCTACTCCTGAGAGGGGCGGCACACTTTTCCTTAATGGCTCAAATTACAGAGCTATTATGTTCGGATCAATGATTCTGGATGTCATGCTGTGCATTTACGCAGGAGCATACACCTCCATTCTCTGGTAA
- the tgtA gene encoding tRNA guanosine(15) transglycosylase TgtA, whose protein sequence is MSAIFEILDKDAGGRIGRLRTPHGTVETPTVMPVINPNIQLIPPKEMRNFGAEILITNSYIIYRKEELRSVALEKGLHGLLDFDGPIMTDSGSFQLSVYGSVEVTNEEILGFQQKIGSDIIVPLDIPTPPDVHFRRAEEELAVTAERLEAARRFIQGEQLLAGPVQGSTYPELREKAASYLKDLHFEVYPLGAVVPLMEAYRYAELVDVIAASKKGLSPASPVHLFGAGHPMMFALAVALGCDLFDSAAYAIYAKDGRYITVNGTYHVEKLNYLPCSCPVCSRYSADELRKADNREELLGRHNLYATFAEIRLIKQCIKDGKLLELVEQRCRAHPKLLDGLKELYSHSPWLEQLDPATKGTFFYCGPESASRPEVLRFGKRLDRFNLEGSVIIRTTSVKGEKDYDHTLIFKAPFGAFPAEMEEVYPFNAEVPKFPDYEALNTALSNTLKLMELNPQAEFTFICEKEFSHPLIDEINKKAKLVYREDWRKE, encoded by the coding sequence ATGTCAGCAATATTCGAAATTCTCGATAAAGATGCAGGCGGCAGGATAGGCAGGCTCAGGACTCCCCACGGGACTGTTGAGACACCTACCGTCATGCCTGTAATTAATCCAAACATTCAGCTTATCCCCCCGAAGGAAATGCGAAACTTCGGGGCAGAAATTCTGATTACCAATTCTTATATTATCTACCGCAAGGAAGAACTGAGAAGTGTCGCCCTTGAAAAAGGGCTACACGGACTCTTGGACTTTGACGGGCCCATCATGACGGATTCGGGCTCCTTCCAGCTTTCCGTATACGGATCGGTGGAGGTTACGAATGAGGAAATTCTCGGGTTCCAGCAAAAAATAGGAAGCGATATAATTGTCCCGTTGGATATCCCTACGCCTCCTGATGTTCACTTCAGGAGGGCTGAAGAAGAACTTGCGGTCACAGCCGAACGACTTGAGGCAGCCCGCAGGTTTATTCAGGGCGAGCAGCTTCTGGCAGGTCCGGTCCAGGGTTCGACTTATCCTGAATTAAGGGAGAAAGCTGCTTCCTACCTTAAAGATCTTCATTTTGAAGTTTATCCCCTGGGTGCCGTTGTTCCGCTCATGGAAGCCTACCGTTACGCAGAACTTGTTGACGTGATCGCCGCATCCAAAAAAGGGCTTTCTCCAGCTTCCCCGGTCCATCTCTTCGGGGCAGGCCATCCCATGATGTTCGCCCTTGCAGTAGCCCTGGGCTGTGATCTTTTTGATTCTGCAGCTTACGCCATTTACGCCAAGGATGGGCGCTATATTACTGTAAATGGGACTTACCATGTTGAAAAATTAAATTATCTGCCCTGCTCCTGTCCGGTCTGCTCAAGATACAGTGCCGACGAACTGAGAAAAGCCGACAACCGGGAAGAACTCCTGGGAAGGCATAACCTTTACGCGACCTTTGCTGAGATCCGGCTGATTAAACAATGTATAAAAGATGGAAAACTGCTCGAACTTGTGGAGCAGCGCTGCCGTGCTCACCCGAAACTTCTTGATGGGTTAAAAGAGCTTTATAGCCATTCTCCCTGGCTTGAGCAACTTGATCCGGCTACAAAAGGCACTTTCTTCTACTGCGGGCCAGAATCCGCTTCCCGTCCCGAAGTTCTTCGCTTTGGAAAACGGCTGGATAGGTTCAACTTGGAAGGCTCAGTAATAATTCGAACGACCTCTGTAAAAGGAGAGAAGGATTATGATCATACTCTTATCTTCAAAGCGCCTTTCGGGGCATTTCCTGCCGAAATGGAAGAAGTGTATCCCTTCAATGCCGAAGTTCCGAAATTCCCGGATTATGAGGCCCTTAACACAGCTCTTTCAAACACCCTTAAACTGATGGAACTGAACCCGCAGGCTGAGTTTACTTTTATCTGCGAGAAGGAGTTCAGTCACCCGCTGATTGACGAGATAAACAAAAAAGCAAAACTGGTATACAGAGAAGACTGGAGAAAAGAATAA
- a CDS encoding pyruvate kinase alpha/beta domain-containing protein, producing the protein MEKSILYFDNVGELNTEAVIEAAAKRAAELQISHIVVASTSGKTALKMAEAVKGSGIKVIGISHQYGQKEKGEWEVEEEYRKKLEALGAVITTQSHMFSGIERSITKKFGGYSRVEVISDTLRSLFGKGFKVAIEVAIMAADSGYIPVSDNTEIIAIGGTRWGADVALVLRPAHSGDFFSLQVREIIAMPRAKED; encoded by the coding sequence GTGGAAAAATCTATTCTTTATTTTGACAACGTAGGGGAACTGAATACGGAAGCCGTTATTGAAGCGGCAGCAAAAAGGGCTGCAGAACTTCAGATCTCCCATATTGTAGTGGCAAGCACCAGCGGAAAAACCGCACTGAAAATGGCAGAAGCAGTAAAAGGAAGCGGCATAAAAGTTATTGGAATAAGCCACCAGTACGGGCAGAAAGAAAAAGGCGAATGGGAAGTGGAAGAAGAATACAGAAAGAAACTCGAAGCTCTTGGGGCGGTAATTACCACTCAATCTCATATGTTTTCCGGAATTGAGCGCTCCATAACAAAGAAATTTGGTGGCTATTCACGAGTAGAAGTAATTTCTGATACCCTCAGATCTCTCTTCGGGAAAGGTTTTAAAGTAGCTATTGAAGTCGCAATTATGGCGGCTGATTCAGGTTATATTCCTGTTTCCGACAACACGGAGATTATAGCTATAGGAGGCACAAGATGGGGTGCAGATGTAGCCCTTGTCCTCAGGCCAGCCCACAGTGGGGACTTCTTCTCCCTACAGGTTCGGGAAATTATTGCCATGCCGCGAGCTAAAGAAGATTAA
- a CDS encoding proteasome assembly chaperone family protein: MSNTDYDNNDVKIITKPVQSQNPVLIEGFPGIGLVGNIASQHIIEELRMEYIGSIDSRYFPSIAVLYEGLINMPVRIYEKVEHNLIVVISDIPISHTVSYDVSNALVDWAESINVREIASIAGIAILNGGHKVFGAATTPEMLSRIRDKVEIFQMGTISGISGSVMAECLQRGIPAFSLLGATRTQNPDPRAASAVIEVLNELYGLSISTARLIEQAERIETELQRLAEDVQTVEQKGEVKKEFPMYG; the protein is encoded by the coding sequence TTGTCAAATACAGATTACGACAACAATGATGTAAAAATTATTACAAAACCTGTGCAATCACAAAATCCTGTTCTGATTGAAGGTTTTCCTGGAATCGGGCTTGTGGGGAATATTGCAAGTCAGCATATAATAGAAGAATTGAGAATGGAATATATCGGCTCTATTGACTCAAGGTATTTCCCCTCAATTGCAGTGCTTTATGAGGGGCTTATAAATATGCCTGTGAGGATTTACGAGAAAGTGGAACATAACCTGATTGTTGTAATCTCCGATATTCCTATCAGTCATACTGTTTCCTACGATGTTAGTAACGCTCTGGTGGACTGGGCTGAGTCCATCAACGTAAGAGAAATTGCTTCCATTGCAGGAATTGCCATATTGAACGGGGGGCATAAAGTCTTCGGGGCAGCCACCACTCCAGAAATGTTGAGCAGAATCAGGGACAAGGTAGAAATTTTCCAAATGGGAACAATCTCCGGGATATCGGGCAGCGTGATGGCTGAATGTTTGCAACGTGGAATTCCTGCATTTAGCTTACTTGGCGCTACCAGAACCCAAAATCCTGATCCAAGGGCTGCTTCTGCTGTTATTGAGGTCTTAAATGAACTCTATGGACTTTCAATAAGTACGGCTCGGCTCATAGAGCAGGCCGAGCGTATAGAGACCGAACTCCAGAGGCTTGCTGAAGATGTTCAGACTGTAGAGCAGAAAGGAGAAGTAAAGAAGGAGTTCCCAATGTACGGGTGA
- a CDS encoding DUF473 domain-containing protein translates to MEYIALTGIADSLIEVLKRHRLRTLEIRSPQNFVGVLGLNAGDSVLLTSTSLQDLTDGTQGLIAKVVKKQVSVHSVISSNELYIEEREAMSARIQLECRCIARIKNVISNELGKPVRVDAREISCYEAR, encoded by the coding sequence ATGGAGTACATCGCGTTAACAGGAATTGCTGATTCTCTTATCGAGGTTCTGAAGAGACATCGTCTCAGGACTCTTGAGATTCGGAGTCCTCAAAACTTCGTAGGAGTACTCGGGCTTAACGCAGGAGACAGTGTTCTCTTGACCTCTACCAGCCTCCAAGATCTCACGGATGGGACTCAGGGTCTCATAGCAAAAGTTGTGAAGAAGCAGGTTTCAGTCCATTCTGTTATCAGTTCGAACGAACTCTATATCGAAGAACGAGAAGCCATGTCCGCCCGCATCCAGCTTGAGTGCAGATGCATAGCAAGGATAAAAAATGTTATCTCAAACGAACTTGGAAAACCCGTTAGGGTAGATGCCAGGGAAATCTCATGCTATGAAGCCAGATAA
- the thsB gene encoding thermosome subunit beta — translation MAAQPIFILREGSKRTHGSDAQHSNIMAAKAVAEAVRTTLGPKGMDKMLVDSLGDVVITNDGATILKEMDIEHPGAKMIVEVAKTQDAEVGDGTTTAAVLAGELLTKAEDLLESGVHPTIIANGYRLAADQAIKIIDTITISASPEDTETLKKIAATAITGKGAEAHKEHLSSLAVKAVTSVAERSEDGKITVDIEDVKVEKRPGGSIKDSEIVEGVIIDKERVHTAMPEVVENAKVLLLSVPIELKKTETKAEIKITTPDQMQLFLDQEEAMLREIVDKVINTGANVVFCQKGIDDLAQYYLTKAGIFAMRRVKKSDMDKLSRATGARIITSIDEIEESDLGYAGLVEEKDVTGSRMTFVTGCKDSKATSILLRGGTEHVVEVLERALEDALRVVGVALEDQKIVVGGGSPEIELSLRLKEYAATLKGREQLAVMKFAESLEVIPHTLAENAGLDPIDMLVEMRSQHEKGNKREGLNVYTGKVEDMFENNVVEPLRVKTQAINAATEAAIMILRIDDVIASVGEGKAGPGPGGPGGEMPEEI, via the coding sequence TTGGCAGCACAACCGATCTTTATTTTAAGGGAAGGCAGCAAGAGAACCCATGGTTCCGATGCCCAGCACAGCAATATTATGGCCGCAAAAGCGGTTGCTGAAGCGGTAAGAACCACTCTTGGGCCCAAGGGTATGGACAAGATGCTTGTAGACTCCTTAGGTGACGTTGTTATCACCAACGATGGAGCAACAATCCTCAAAGAAATGGACATCGAGCACCCGGGTGCAAAGATGATCGTGGAAGTAGCCAAGACTCAGGATGCCGAAGTCGGAGACGGAACCACCACCGCAGCCGTACTTGCAGGGGAACTCCTGACAAAGGCTGAAGACCTGCTGGAAAGCGGAGTCCACCCCACAATAATCGCAAACGGTTACAGGCTTGCAGCAGATCAGGCTATAAAGATAATCGATACCATCACTATCAGTGCATCTCCAGAAGACACCGAAACTCTCAAAAAGATTGCAGCAACAGCCATAACAGGAAAAGGTGCAGAAGCCCACAAGGAGCATCTTTCCAGTCTTGCTGTCAAGGCTGTGACCTCAGTTGCTGAGAGAAGCGAAGATGGGAAGATCACTGTAGACATCGAGGACGTCAAGGTCGAAAAGAGACCGGGCGGAAGCATCAAGGACTCCGAGATTGTTGAGGGTGTAATTATCGACAAAGAGCGCGTCCACACAGCCATGCCTGAAGTCGTGGAGAATGCAAAAGTCTTGCTCTTAAGCGTGCCCATAGAACTCAAGAAGACCGAGACCAAAGCAGAAATAAAGATCACTACTCCTGACCAGATGCAGCTCTTCTTAGACCAGGAAGAAGCAATGCTCAGGGAAATTGTGGATAAGGTAATCAACACAGGTGCAAACGTTGTCTTCTGCCAGAAGGGAATTGATGACCTTGCTCAGTATTATCTGACAAAAGCAGGAATCTTCGCCATGCGCAGGGTAAAGAAGAGCGACATGGATAAGCTTTCCCGCGCAACAGGTGCAAGGATTATCACCAGCATTGACGAGATTGAAGAGTCCGACCTTGGCTACGCAGGGCTTGTTGAAGAGAAAGACGTTACAGGCTCAAGGATGACCTTCGTCACAGGCTGCAAGGATAGCAAAGCCACTTCAATTCTTCTGCGCGGCGGAACCGAGCATGTTGTGGAAGTACTTGAAAGAGCACTCGAAGATGCTCTCAGAGTGGTGGGCGTTGCTCTCGAAGACCAGAAGATTGTTGTGGGCGGTGGCTCACCCGAGATCGAACTGTCCCTCAGACTCAAGGAATATGCAGCAACCCTTAAAGGCAGGGAGCAGCTTGCTGTAATGAAATTTGCCGAGTCTCTTGAGGTTATTCCTCACACCCTTGCAGAAAACGCAGGACTTGACCCGATTGACATGCTTGTGGAAATGCGCTCCCAGCATGAGAAAGGTAACAAGCGTGAAGGGCTCAATGTCTATACCGGCAAAGTCGAGGACATGTTCGAGAACAACGTTGTCGAACCTCTAAGAGTCAAGACACAGGCAATCAATGCAGCTACTGAGGCAGCAATCATGATTCTCAGAATTGATGATGTAATTGCCTCAGTTGGCGAAGGAAAAGCAGGTCCGGGTCCAGGTGGCCCTGGCGGCGAAATGCCTGAAGAAATATAA
- a CDS encoding 4Fe-4S binding protein, translating into MLKITPYLGVLVLIVSIGGLWYPALGYFMLLIFAAIFLSSPFRGRWFCGNLCPRGSFVDFWVDKISRKKKIPDTLRSLWVRLPIFFLLMSFMGYRITSILGNLNTFEKIGMVFVTMCLVTTAIAVFLGIYLSPRTWCSFCPMGTAQRLIGGKKYSLKLVYEKCINCSKCDKVCPMQLKIRENDIKPDCIKCGRCVSACPKDALSF; encoded by the coding sequence TTGCTTAAAATAACACCTTACCTGGGAGTTCTGGTTCTTATTGTTTCTATCGGGGGTCTCTGGTATCCGGCACTTGGGTATTTCATGCTGCTGATTTTTGCCGCGATCTTCCTGAGCAGTCCTTTCAGAGGTCGCTGGTTCTGCGGAAATCTCTGCCCCAGGGGTAGCTTTGTTGATTTCTGGGTCGATAAAATCTCAAGGAAAAAGAAGATCCCAGACACTCTACGGAGCCTGTGGGTCCGCCTGCCAATCTTTTTCCTGCTAATGAGTTTTATGGGGTACAGGATTACAAGCATTCTCGGAAACCTCAATACTTTTGAGAAAATAGGCATGGTGTTTGTAACCATGTGTCTGGTGACAACTGCAATCGCTGTTTTTCTGGGCATTTACCTGAGCCCGAGAACCTGGTGTTCTTTCTGCCCAATGGGAACAGCTCAGCGCCTTATTGGCGGAAAGAAGTATTCCCTTAAACTCGTATATGAAAAATGCATCAACTGCAGCAAATGTGATAAGGTTTGCCCAATGCAACTTAAAATCCGCGAGAATGATATAAAACCTGACTGTATCAAATGCGGACGCTGTGTGAGTGCCTGTCCTAAAGATGCCCTAAGTTTCTAA
- a CDS encoding SufB/SufD family protein yields the protein MQNDDVNLKKRAEEAAEKKAAFGEDFELEKFEEGSRVSKPIEDLQTLDEESKRTLLQVGVIPSEEGRSGSLLVLDNAVSHSSLKDKNVELMSTRKALQKYEWLKEYSWKLVAVDTDKYTAKTYLEDADGYFIRVPPGKKSSMPVQTCLLLGSDRAFQTVHNIVIVEEGASLDIITGCTAKKEVEEGLHLGISEMYVKKGATLNFTMIHNWAEQIGVRPRTVIHVEEGGTYVSNYVCLKPVRSVQTYPTVKLEGEGAVTRLNTIAIAHSGSELDLGSRAVFNAPGTKAELISRTITIGGKIVARGEMIGNAKGAKGHLECKGLVLTDKGSQLAIPILEANVDDVELTHEAAVGKIAKDQVEYLMARGLNEDEAVGMIVRGFLDVGIRGIPEELKNEIENTIAQTAFGM from the coding sequence ATGCAAAATGATGATGTGAACCTGAAAAAAAGAGCAGAAGAGGCAGCCGAGAAAAAGGCGGCATTCGGAGAGGACTTTGAACTGGAGAAGTTTGAGGAAGGTTCCAGGGTCAGCAAGCCTATAGAAGACCTCCAGACCCTTGATGAGGAGAGCAAAAGAACCCTACTCCAGGTAGGAGTAATACCCAGTGAAGAAGGCCGGTCCGGCAGTCTGCTGGTGCTTGATAATGCGGTTTCCCATTCTTCCCTGAAAGATAAGAATGTAGAACTTATGTCCACCCGGAAAGCCCTTCAAAAATATGAGTGGCTCAAAGAATATTCTTGGAAGCTTGTAGCTGTTGATACTGACAAATACACGGCAAAAACTTACCTTGAAGATGCAGACGGATACTTTATCCGGGTGCCTCCTGGCAAGAAATCGTCCATGCCGGTCCAGACCTGCCTTCTACTTGGCAGTGACAGAGCTTTCCAGACCGTGCATAACATTGTTATAGTCGAAGAGGGAGCTAGCCTTGACATAATTACAGGCTGTACGGCTAAAAAAGAAGTGGAAGAAGGCTTGCACCTTGGAATTTCCGAGATGTACGTAAAGAAAGGTGCAACTCTGAATTTTACAATGATCCATAATTGGGCTGAGCAGATAGGTGTCAGGCCAAGGACAGTAATCCATGTGGAAGAAGGAGGAACCTACGTAAGCAACTATGTCTGCTTAAAACCGGTTCGTTCAGTCCAGACCTACCCGACTGTCAAACTCGAAGGAGAAGGTGCAGTAACCAGACTAAATACTATAGCCATTGCCCATTCAGGCTCCGAACTTGATCTCGGAAGCAGGGCAGTTTTTAATGCGCCTGGTACGAAAGCCGAACTCATTTCAAGAACTATCACAATCGGGGGAAAGATAGTTGCGAGAGGGGAAATGATAGGCAATGCAAAAGGAGCAAAAGGACACCTTGAATGCAAAGGGCTTGTCCTTACCGATAAAGGAAGCCAGCTTGCAATTCCCATCCTTGAGGCAAACGTAGATGATGTCGAACTTACGCACGAGGCTGCCGTAGGGAAAATTGCTAAAGACCAGGTGGAATACCTGATGGCAAGAGGCCTTAACGAAGACGAAGCCGTAGGCATGATAGTGCGCGGATTCCTGGACGTCGGAATAAGAGGAATACCAGAGGAACTGAAAAACGAAATCGAGAACACAATCGCACAGACAGCCTTTGGAATGTAA
- a CDS encoding ABC transporter ATP-binding protein: protein MLEIEDLTVEVDGKTLLHDVNLEVKKGYTNVLFGPNGAGKSALMRTIMGFSEYKVVKGRILFKGEDITSLPVDERARRGLGIMMQRPPDMSGIKLRDLIKVVSEGERDPGTLAKNLNMDRFLDRDVNVGFSGGEIKRSELLQLAAQNPDLYLLDEPESGVDLVSIEQVGLTIKELLEEGISCPGESCIRGKSALIITHTGQVLDYVTADRGYILCNGTIMCSGNPLKMLEEIKSKGYEECLECKMMM, encoded by the coding sequence ATGCTGGAAATAGAGGATCTGACTGTAGAGGTTGATGGAAAAACCTTGCTTCACGACGTAAACCTCGAAGTCAAGAAGGGATATACCAATGTGCTTTTTGGGCCAAACGGAGCCGGAAAGTCAGCTCTGATGAGAACGATTATGGGCTTTAGCGAGTATAAAGTTGTAAAAGGCAGAATTCTCTTTAAGGGAGAAGATATTACCAGCCTGCCAGTGGATGAGAGAGCCCGTCGCGGACTAGGAATTATGATGCAACGCCCGCCAGATATGTCCGGGATTAAACTCAGAGATCTTATAAAAGTGGTATCGGAAGGAGAGAGAGATCCTGGGACTCTTGCTAAAAACCTCAACATGGATCGTTTTCTTGATAGGGACGTAAATGTGGGCTTTTCTGGAGGAGAAATAAAACGTTCCGAACTTTTGCAACTTGCAGCCCAGAATCCGGACCTTTATCTCCTGGATGAACCCGAATCGGGAGTAGATCTTGTAAGCATAGAACAGGTTGGACTGACAATAAAAGAATTACTTGAAGAAGGCATAAGTTGCCCTGGTGAAAGCTGCATAAGAGGAAAATCAGCCCTTATAATTACACACACCGGTCAGGTCCTTGATTATGTAACCGCAGATAGAGGGTATATTCTCTGTAACGGAACAATCATGTGTTCAGGGAATCCTCTGAAAATGCTGGAAGAGATTAAGAGCAAAGGGTACGAGGAGTGTTTGGAATGCAAAATGATGATGTGA